The following nucleotide sequence is from Pseudonocardia sp. C8.
CGCCAGCAGGTCGTGGGCGCCGCCACCGACCTGATCGGCGCCGCGGAGAGCGGTGACGTCGACCAGGCGCTGCGCGTGCTCGACGAGCACCGGGTGCTGTGCGGGCACCGCCGCGGGCCGCACGGTGTCGCCCGCTGGACCGCCGAGATCGAACGCTGGCTCGACACCGCCCGCCCCGGCTACGACGCCGACGCTCCGTGGTATCCGGGCCGGCCGCTGCTGGTGACCACGAACGACTACGACCTCGGGTTGTTCAACGGCGACACCGGGGTCGTCGTCCGGACCCCGGAGGGGCGGCGGGCGGTGTTCCTGCGTGACGGCAGGCCCGCGGCGTTCGAACCGGCCCGGCTCGGCGGCGTCGGCACCGTCTACGCGATGACCGTGCACCGCAGCCAGGGCAGCCAGTTCCACCGGATCACCGTCGTCCTGCCGCCCGCCGACTCGCCGCTGATGACCCGCGAGCTGCTCTACACGGCCGTCACCCGGGCCCGCCGGCACGTGCGGATCATCGGTTCGGAGGCGGCGGTGCGGGCCGCGATCGGGCGTCCGGCCGGGCGGGCCAGCGGCCTGCAGCAGCGGCTGGGGGTGACCGGCTGACCGGCCGTCAGGAGTCCCGCGGCGCGGCCGCCTGCGAGGCCCGGCCCTTCCGGCGGCCCGAGCTCCAGGCGACGAACACGATCAGCGCGATGCTGATGTAGGTCGCGTACCTGTCGATCGTGAGGACGACGTCGACGGCGTGCTGGCCCAGGCCGTGACCGAGCCCGGCGACCAGGCCGGTGACCAGGGCGGCACCGACCACGTCGAACAGCAGGAACGTGACGATCCGCATCCGGCCGAGGCCGGCCAGCGCGTACACCGCGACCGCGGGGATTCCGGGCAGCGCCGCCGCGACGACCACCAGCGGCATCGCCCACCGCGGCCAGGCCCGGACCCGCGCCACGAACCGCTGCGCGCCCTCGCCGGGCGCGAAGAAGGTCACGACCTTCGGGCCCCACCGGCGGCCGGCGAGCCAGAACAGCCAGTCGAACTTGACCATGCCGAACACCCCGGCGACGATCACCAGCCACAGCTCGGTCTCACCGATCCGGGCGAACGCCGCGCCGGCGCCGATCGCCGACAGGCTGCCGGTGACGGCGCTCAGCGCCACCGGGTGCGAGGCCAGCAGGAACGGCCGCAGCGGCAGCGACAGCAGCATCACCGCCATGATCCCGAGCGTCGAGAAGACCAGGACCTTGTCGCCGCGGTTCATGGGGGTGTCCCAGGGGACGGCGTCGCGCCACGCCTGCTTGGCGGCCTCGATCTCCTCCGGGCTGTACTCGCGACGCGGCATCCGTTGTCCCCCTCCCGTGACGGCCCCGACCCGCCACACCCCCGAGGCTATGTGACGGGACAGGGCCGCACCTCGTCGGCGGGGACGAGCCGGCGGGCCGCGGGGGTCGTCGGCGCGGTGGAGCACCAGCCACACACCCGTTCCCCGCCGACGCTCACCGGATCCGGGAACGCTCGCCCGATCGCGCGAGCACCGCCCGGTTCCGTGAGCGTCCAGGAACGGTGGGGGGTGGTGCGGGGCGCTGGAAAACGCGTGGGGTGGCGGAGGTGGTGGGCGCTAGCGTTTCCCCGTGACCAGCACCGTCCCGACCAGCGTCCCGGCCGGCCCCATCACGTTCCGCCCGCT
It contains:
- a CDS encoding DedA family protein, which gives rise to MPRREYSPEEIEAAKQAWRDAVPWDTPMNRGDKVLVFSTLGIMAVMLLSLPLRPFLLASHPVALSAVTGSLSAIGAGAAFARIGETELWLVIVAGVFGMVKFDWLFWLAGRRWGPKVVTFFAPGEGAQRFVARVRAWPRWAMPLVVVAAALPGIPAVAVYALAGLGRMRIVTFLLFDVVGAALVTGLVAGLGHGLGQHAVDVVLTIDRYATYISIALIVFVAWSSGRRKGRASQAAAPRDS